The Enterobacter kobei genome has a segment encoding these proteins:
- the orn gene encoding oligoribonuclease, with product MSADENNLIWIDLEMTGLDPERDRIIEIATLVTDANLNILAEGPTIAVHQSDDQLALMDEWNVRTHTGSGLVDRVKASTLGDREAELATLEFLKQWVPAGKSPICGNSIGQDRRFLFKYMPELESYFHYRYLDVSTLKELARRWKPEILDGFKKQGTHQAMDDIRESVAELAYYRENFIML from the coding sequence ATGAGCGCGGATGAAAACAACCTGATTTGGATCGATCTCGAAATGACCGGGCTGGATCCCGAGCGCGATCGCATTATTGAGATTGCAACTCTGGTGACGGACGCCAACCTGAATATTCTGGCCGAAGGGCCGACGATTGCCGTGCATCAGTCCGACGATCAGCTGGCTTTGATGGATGAATGGAACGTGCGCACCCACACCGGCAGCGGCCTGGTGGATCGCGTGAAGGCCAGCACGTTGGGCGATCGCGAGGCAGAACTGGCGACGCTTGAGTTCCTGAAACAATGGGTTCCGGCAGGTAAATCGCCTATCTGTGGGAATAGCATTGGCCAGGATCGCCGCTTCCTGTTTAAGTACATGCCGGAGCTGGAGTCTTACTTCCACTACCGCTATCTGGATGTCAGTACCCTGAAAGAGCTGGCGCGCCGCTGGAAACCTGAAATCCTTGATGGCTTTAAAAAGCAGGGGACGCACCAGGCGATGGACGATATTCGTGAGTCTGTGGCAGAGCTTGCGTACTACCGCGAAAACTTTATTATGCTGTGA